The Euleptes europaea isolate rEulEur1 chromosome 2, rEulEur1.hap1, whole genome shotgun sequence genome has a segment encoding these proteins:
- the RAE1 gene encoding mRNA export factor RAE1, with protein MSLFGTTSGFGTGGTSMFGSTATDNHNPMKDIEVTSPPDDSIGSLAFSPPTLPGNFLIAGSWANDVRCWEVQDNGQTIPKAQQMHTGPVLDVCWSDDGSKVFTASCDKTAKMWDLNSNQAIQIAQHEAPVKTVHWIKAPNYNCVMTGSWDKTLKFWDTRSPTPMMTLQLPERCYCADVVYPMAVVATAERGLIVYQLENQPSEFRRIESPLKHQHRCVAIFKDKVNKPTGFALGSIEGRVAIHYINPPNPAKDNFTFKCHRSNGTNTSAPQDIYAVNGIAFHPVHGTLATVGSDGRFSFWDKDARTKLKTSEQLDQAISACCFNHNGNIFAYASSYDWSKGHEFYNPQKKNYIFLRNAAEELKPRNKK; from the exons ATGAGTTTGTTTGGAACAACATCAGGGTTTGGAACTGGAGGCACCAGCATGTTTGGCAGCACAGCTACAGATAACCACAACCCCATGAAG GACATTGAAGTTACTTCTCCTCCTGATGACAGCATTGGTTCCTTGGCTTTCAGTCCACCAACGTTGCCGGGTAATTTCCTTATTGCAGGATCGTGGGCAAATGAT GTCCGTTGTTGGGAAGTCCAGGATAATGGGCAGACTATTCCAAAGGCACAGCAGATGCACACAGGGCCTGTCTTAGATGTTTGTTGGAGTGAC GATGGGAGTAAAGTGTTTACAGCCTCTTGTGATAAAACTGCCAAGATGTGGGACCTCAACAGTAACCAAGCAATACAAATTGCACAG CACGAAGCTCCTGTTAAGACTGTCCATTGGATTAAAGCACCAAATTATAACTGTGTCATGACTGGAAGCTGGGATAAAACACTAAAG ttctGGGATACGCGATCACCAACTCCCATGATGACATTGCAGTTGCCTGAGCGGTGTTACTGTGCTGATGTG gtataCCCCATGGCTGTTGTGGCTACTGCAGAGAGGGGTTTGATAGTTTATCAGTTAGAGAATCAGCCGTCAGAATTTAGAAGAATAGAATCTCCGCTTAAACATCAG CATCGCTGTGTGGCGATTTTTAAAGACAAAGTGAACAAGCCAACTGGGTTTGCCCTTGGAAGCATTGAAGGAAGAGTAGCCATTCATTACATTAATCCGCCAAATCC tgccaAAGACAACTTCACCTTCAAGTGTCACCGTTCAAATGGCACAAACACGTCTGCACCTCAGGATATCTATGCT GTAAACGGAATTGCTTTTCATCCCGTCCATGGCACTCTCGCGACTGTCGGCTCTGACGGTAGATTCAGCTTTTGGGATAAAGATGCGCGTACCAAGCTAAAAACCTCAGAACAGCTGGACCAGGCAAtctctgcctgctgcttcaacCACAATGGCAACATTTTTGCATACGCTTCCAGTTACGACTGGTCGAAG GGACACGAGTTCTATAACCCGCAGAAGAAGAACTATATTTTTCTGCGCAACGCCGCTGAAGAGTTGAAACCTAGAAACAAGAAGTAG